In Ornithorhynchus anatinus isolate Pmale09 chromosome 17, mOrnAna1.pri.v4, whole genome shotgun sequence, the following proteins share a genomic window:
- the LOC100083784 gene encoding ras GTPase-activating protein 4-like, with product MAQRSSLFIRIVEGKNLPAKDITGSSDPYCIVKIDNEPIIRTATVWKTLSPFWGEEYKVHLPPTFHSVSFYVMDEDALSRDDVIGKVCLTRDVLAKHPKGFSGWLHLAEIHPEEEVQGEIHLRLELAPGEGAPRLRCTVFEARDLAPKDRNGASDPFVRVRYHSKTQESAVVKKSCYPRWNETFEFALDEAAPEKLCVEVWDWDLVSRNDFLGKVVFSIRGLHEAQREEGWFRLRPDKSKPQLDEGNLGSLQLQVQLRDEVVLPSAVYQPLVQLLCREVKRCSKEEAGQIITLIEETTTAQCRQEVATNLVRLFLGQGLAKDFLDLLFQLELHRAGEANTLFRSNSMASKSMESFLKVSGMQYLHSVLGPTITRIFEERKYVELDPSKVEIKDVGCSGLHRIQTESEVLEQSVLHLQSYLAGLLAAIGRSVRSCPPVIRATFRRLFQRVQERFPEEKHQNVKFIAVTSFLCLRFFSPAIMSPKLFHLRDRHADARISRTLLLLAKTIQSVANMDAQASRAKEAWMGPLQPTVQQGVAQMQDFITKLVDIQEKEELELSVQGALLPMKEGPLFIHRTKGKGPLMTSSFKKLHLSLTSEALSFAKTPSSKTSSFIPLARIRAAEKVEEKSFGSSHVMQIIYTDEAGQGETAYLQCKCVNELNQWLSALRKVCINNPAMLGSYHPGVFRGDRWSCCHQKDKAGPGCDKTRSRVTLQEWNDPLDADLEAQLIFRHLLGVRDAMREKYLELRAPGQYRDAPQGPSEAPADGPTELFQILGALEDAHRSGLLADRDRNYLLELQT from the exons ATGGCCCAGCGGAGTTCCCTCTTCATCCGGATCGTGGAAGGAAAGAACTTGCCCGCCAAGGACAT CACAGGGAGCAGCGACCCTTACTGCATCGTGAAGATCGACAATGAGCCCATCATCAG AACAGCCACGGTCTGGAAGACTCTGTCCCCATTCTGGGGCGAAGAGTACAAAGTCCACCTCCCGCCCACCTTCCACTCCGTGTCCTTCTATGTCATGGACGAAGATGCCCTCAG CCGGGACGACGTCATCGGGAAGGTTTGCCTCACGCGGGACGTCCTGGCCAAGCACCCCAAGG GCTTCAGCGGCTGGCTGCACCTGGCCGAGATCCACCCGGAAGAGGAGGTGCAGGGGGAGATCCATCTGCGGCTGGAGCTGGCCCCTGGTGAGGGGGCCCCCAGACTGCGCTGCACCGTGTTCGAGGCCAG GGACCTGGCCCCAAAGGACCGGAACGGAGCCTCGGATCCCTTTGTCCGCGTGCGTTACCACAGCAAGACCCAGGAGAGCGCG GTGGTGAAGAAGTCCTGCTACCCACGCTGGAACGAAACTTTCGAGTTCGCGCTGGACGAGGCCGCGCCGGAGAAGTTGTGTGTGGAAGTCTGGGACTGGGATCTGGTCAGCCGCAACGATTTCCTGGGGAAG GTGGTGTTCAGCATCCGCGGCCTGCACGAGGCCCAGCGCGAGGAAGGCTGGTTTCGGCTCAGGCCGGACAAGTCCAAGCCCCAGCTGGACGA GGGGAACCTGGGCTCGTTACAGCTGCAGGTGCAGCTGCGGGACGAGGTGGTGCTGCCCTCTGCCGTCTACCAGCCGCTGGTGCAGCTGCTCTGCAGGGAGGTGAAACGGTgctccaag gaggaggcaggacaGATCATCACCCTGATCGAGGAGACCACCACGGCCCAGTGCCGGCAGGAAGTGGCCACCAACCTGGTGAGGCTGTTCCTGGGGCAGGGCCTGGCCAAGGACTTTCTGGATCTGCTCTTCCAGCTGGAACTGCACAGGGCCG GAGAAGCCAACACCCTTTTCCGGAGCAATTCAATGGCCTCCAAATCCATGGAGTCTTTCCTGAAG GTGTCCGGGATGCAGTACCTACATAGCGTCCTGGGTCCCACCATCACCCGCATCTTCGAGGAGCGGAAGTACGTGGAACTGGACCCCAGCAAGGTGGAGATCAAGGACGTGGG GTGCTCTGGGCTGCACCGGATCCAGACGGAGAGCGAGGTCCTGGAGCAGAGCGTCCTGCACCTACAGTCGTACCTGGCGGGCCTCCTGGCAGCCATCGGCCGCTCCGTCAGGTCCTGCCCGCCGGTCATCCGTGCCACCTTCCGCCGCCTCTTCCAGCGGGTCCAGGAGCGCTTCCCGGAGGAGAAGCACCAG AACGTAAAGTTCATCGCCGTCACCAGCTTCCTGTGCCTGCGCTTCTTTTCCCCGGCCATCATGTCCCCCAAACTCTTCCATCTGCGGGACCGGCACGCCGACGCGCGCATCAGCCGCACCCTTCTGCTCCTGGCCAAG ACCATCCAGAGCGTGGCCAACATGGATGCCCAGGCCTCGCGGGCCAAGGAAGCGTGGATGGGGCCGCTGCAGCCCACCGTGCAGCAGGGGGTGGCCCAGATGCAAGACTTCATCACCAAACTGGTGGACatccaggagaaggagg agctggaactgagCGTGCAGGGGGCACTGCTGCCGATGAAGGAGGGACCCCTCTTCATCCACCGGACCAAGGGCAAGGGGCCCCTCATGACCTCGTCCTTCAAGAAACTCCACTTGTCCCTGACCAGTGAGGCCCTCAGTTTCGCCAAGACGCCCAGTTCCAAG ACAAGCTCCTTCATCCCCCTGGCCAGAATCCGGGCGGccgagaaggtggaggagaagagcttTGGCAGCTCCCACGTCATGCAGATCATCTACACGGACGAGGCTGGCCAGGGCGAGACGGCCTACCTGCAATGCAAG TGTGTGAACGAGTTGAACCAGTGGCTGTCGGCGCTGCGGAAAGTGTGTATCAACAACCCGGCCATGCTGGGCTCCTACCACCCGGGCGTCTTCCGGGGAGACCGCTGGAGCTGCTGTCACCAGAAGGACAAGGCCG GCCCCGGCTGCGACAAGACCCGCTCGCGGGTGACCCTGCAAGAATGGAACGACCCCCTGGACGCGGACCTGGAGGCGCAGCTCATCTTCAGACACCTGCTCGGGGTGCGGGATGCCATGAG gGAAAAATATCTGGAGCTGAGGGCACCCGGCCAGTACAGAGATGCCCCCCAGGGCCCGAGCGAAG cccccgcCGATGGCCCCACCGAGCTTTTCCAGATCCTGGGGGCTCTGGAGGACGCTCACCGCTCCGGCCTGCTGGCTGACCGTGACCGCAATTACCTCCTGGAGCTGCAGACGTGA
- the POLR2J gene encoding DNA-directed RNA polymerase II subunit RPB11-a, with protein sequence MNAPPAFESFLLFEGEKKITINKDTKVPNACLFTINKEDHTLGNIIKSQLLKDPQVLFAGYKVPHPLEHKIIIRVQTTPDYSPQEAFTNAITDLISELSLLEERFRVAIKDKQEGIE encoded by the exons atgaaCGCCCCTCCGGCTTTCGAGTCCTTCCTGCTCTTCGAGGGCGAGAAGAA gATCACCATCAACAAAGACACAAAGGTGCCGAACGCCTGCCTCTTCACCATCAACAAGGAAGACCACACCCTGGGGAACATCATCAAATC GCAGCTGCTCAAGGACCCTCAGGTGCTCTTCGCCGGCTACAAGGTCCCCCACCCGCTGGAGCACAAGATCATCATCCGGGTCCAGACCACCCCCGACTAcagcccccaggaggccttcaccaACGCCATCACTGACCTCATCAGCGAGCTGTCCCTGCTGGAGGAGCGCTTCCGG gttgCCATCAAAGACAAGCAGGAAGGCATCGAATGA